Below is a genomic region from Lonsdalea populi.
CTTCCGGCAAATTCGGCGTAATGATCGAAACCTGCGGCAGCAGCCGTTGACGCAGCGATTTGATCGCCTGCGGTTGCAGCAGCGGATCGCCGCTTTTCGCCAACATCACCGTATCCAGCACCACGAACGGCACCGGATAGCGGATCAGCCGTTCGGCGACGACCTCCACAATATCCGCCTCGGCCAGCATGCCGATTTTGACGCTGTCTATCCGCACATCGCTGAGCACCGAGTCGAGTTGAGCGCCGACAAAGGCGGGTTCGATGCGACAGACCGACTGCACGCCGCGCGTGTTTTGAGCCACCAGCGCCGTCACCACGCTGGCACCATAAGCTTCGAGCGCGGAGAACGTTTTCAGGTCGGCCTGAATACCCGCGCCGCCGCTGGGATCGGTGCCGGCAATCGTCAATGCGTTAATGCGTTTCATTTTGCGGCCGCCTCCGCCGCCGTAAACAGCTGGTCGAGAAACCGCGGCACAAAACTGCCGGGACCGGTCGCGCCTTCGGCGGCACGCTGCCCGCATTCGGACATTACCGCACAGGCGGCGGCGATATGCTGCAGGCGATCGCCCGGCAGCGCACAAAATC
It encodes:
- the thiD gene encoding bifunctional hydroxymethylpyrimidine kinase/phosphomethylpyrimidine kinase; translation: MKRINALTIAGTDPSGGAGIQADLKTFSALEAYGASVVTALVAQNTRGVQSVCRIEPAFVGAQLDSVLSDVRIDSVKIGMLAEADIVEVVAERLIRYPVPFVVLDTVMLAKSGDPLLQPQAIKSLRQRLLPQVSIITPNLPEAAALLARPVAENENEMREQGEALLALGCQAVLMKGGHLAGSESPDWLFATGEPPQRFSAQRVNTRHTHGTGCTLSAALAALRPRCNDWSACVTAAKAYLQGALQQADTLEVGQGIGPVHHFYRWW